TCGTCAATTGGAAACTCCAATTGAGCAAGAGCAAAGTGCTTGCGCAAGATCTCATACCGACCCTTCATCCAGTCGATTCTGGAGAAGCCGTCCTTCAACTCAGCGCCGTTATTTGTAAGCTCGTAGTACTCCTCGGTCTGAACAATGTCCACGTCGGAGGCAGGCaaccaaaagcttctctcGAGGTTGATAACACGTGCAATGGGCAAGTCGTGGTCGTACAAGAAGCCCATAGGCACAATGGTCAAAGGCTTGATGTGCGCCTTAACGGGACCATACACCAAAAGGTTGTCTTCGACTCTGCCCTTCAATTCAGGCACTTCTTTGGTAGCATTGATATTGATCAATTGTAAGTCCATCTCCTGGCCCTTAGTGATGCCAGTGAAGGCCAAGGAGTATTCCTCAGTGGGGTAGCCCGAGAAAGGGAACTTATTCATCTTGAGCAACAACTTCTGCTTATCGTCCAACTTGATAGTCTCTGGGAACGGATACAATGTGTTGGAGTAGGTGTATCTGACCTTGAACTCGACGGAATTCCCAGGGGCCACGGGGAAAGGCAACTTAAGCATATAGACGCCATTCTCCACCGCAAAAGGCTGGATTTCCTGGCTTCGTTCCGTGAGAGTTACACCTAAAAACGAGACCTCGGGCACAGCATCAAACCCATCGttgatcaaaaagaaatacgTATCCAATGGCTGCTCGCCAACGTTGGTGGCTTCAATAAGGGCCCATTCTTTCACATACAGTTTTGCAAGGTCGACGTTTCTGTAGTACTTTGTGTTTTCCCACGACGCGCCTTCAAAAGGATTGACAGCAAAGGCTAGCGTTGCGAAGAACGCTGTGAAGACAACGTGCAACCAGAGCATGATGTGGAATGGAGGTGGTGGTAGGAAGTGGTGATAATTTGACACTTGGAGGTTGGCGCGCACTGCATAGGGAAACCGTGGTTGGCCCCACCAATATGGACATTAGAGCCCATAAGATAAAGAAATagatatttttttgttgatggaaGGCTGAATGGAATTGGCAACTTGCAAAGAGGTCTTATTATGGTGGGTTTTGGTGGAAACTCAATTGGGTTGGACCAATTACTTGTCGCAAAACGAGCCTTTCCAGTAGAATAGAAAAGGTATAATGGAAGATTATAGTGGATATAGCAGTATAGCTAAAGTGTACCTTTTGTAGCCAATTGACTTTGTCGATTTTGACCAGTTTTATTTTTGGTAACTAATTTGGTGATCGATTGGTTACCAGTGTTGTCATTTGTACGTTCAGCACGCTCAGTGCTCTCAGCTTAGGTCATGATTTTGTGGGCAGCATCCTGAAAAGAATGACTTTGGCAGTTTTGAAGAACGAATACTCTATTCCAACCTTCACTTTTGCTGCGCTCATAGTCCAGATCTCTGACTTGTTCTTGTACAATTCCCCAATCGACATCAACGTTTGttacttcaacacctcATAAACACTCTTTTCACTTCAATTCGCAAGGCAATTCAAAGATAACTATCTTGAACATCGCTGAGTTTTCCTTACCTTAAGTCAGACTTACTTTCCATCGCGCAGTATAAATACCGACCGTTTCGCATTACCCGAATTTACGCCAACCACCTACTCTTTTTCTTTACAGTGGAAGGAA
This region of Candidozyma auris chromosome 6, complete sequence genomic DNA includes:
- the OST1 gene encoding dolichyl-diphosphooligosaccharide--protein glycotransferase subunit OST1; the protein is MLWLHVVFTAFFATLAFAVNPFEGASWENTKYYRNVDLAKSYVKEWALIEATNVGEQPLDTYFFLINDGFDAVPEVSFLGVTLTERSQEIQPFAVENGVYMLKLPFPVAPGNSVEFKVRYTYSNTLYPFPETIKLDDKQKLLLKMNKFPFSGYPTEEYSLAFTGITKGQEMDLQLININATKEVPELKGRVEDNLLVYGPVKAHIKPLTIVPMGFLYDHDLPIARVINLERSFWLPASDVDIVQTEEYYELTNNGAELKDGFSRIDWMKGRYEILRKHFALAQLEFPIDEKIPFDNYYVTDKVGMVSTHQIKSDHLIVVPRYPLMGGWNYNFTLGWTNKLENFVHKAKDEPDTYIAAVPLLNTLKDIYYDNVSMQIYLPEGAEFVNYSSPIVPENLSVSDERSYLDFSSGHVKVTATYKNLYDDLGSLTAYVKYRYTPKAYWMKVGRIAALVFTGLAAYFMLGQLDLSTK